CCCGGACATCCTCACCGAATACCTCCAGTTCGGCGGTCCGGCCGCGTTCAAGATCCGTGCGGCACTGGCTTCCACCGCCAGCCCTCTGTGGGGGGTTTACGCCGGCTACGAACTTTATGAGCACGTGGCGCGCCCCGGTGCGGAGGAGTACATCGACAATGAAAAGTTCGAGTACAAGGCCCGCGACTGGGATGCGGCTGCGGAATCCGGCCGTACGCTCGCGCCGTACCTGACCAGGCTCAACAGCATCAGGCACGCGCATCCGGCGCTCCAGGACCTGCAGAACCTGACCGTCCACCAAAGCACCGATGACGCCACAGTGGTCTACTCCAAGCACAAGAACCTGCCGGATGGCACCAAGGACACCATCATCGTGGTGGTCAACGTGGATCCGCACGGTACCCGGGAGAGTACGGTCTCGCTGGATCTCGCCGCCCTGGAACTTGACCCCGAGGACCTGACCCATAACGGCGGGTTCCGGGTGGAGGACCTCATCACCGGCGAAACCTGGGAGTGGGGCGAATACAACTACGTCCGCCTGGACGCGCACGTCGAACCCGCACACATCCTTAGCGTCAGGAGAGCGCATCAGTGAGTTTTAACCCGCAGAGTTCCAGCCAGCATTTCACCCCCAGAAGCACGTTTGAACTAAACGCCCCGGGCCTGGCCCACGATCCTCTGTGGTACCGGAAGGCCGTGTTCTACGAAGTGCTTGTCAGGGCGTTTGCGGATGCCAACGGGGACGGCTCAGGCGATTTTTCGGGCCTCATTGACCGGCTGGACTACCTGCAGTGGCTCGGGGTGGACTGCCTCTGGCTGCCGCCGTTCTTCCAGTCTCCCTTGCGGGACGGCGGCTACGACATCTCGGACTACAACTCCGTGCTGGACGAGTTCGGGACCATCAGCGACTTCAAACGGCTGGTTGCCGAAGCCCATGCCCGCGGTGTGCGCGTCATCATCGACCTGCCCCTGAACCACACATCGGACCAGCACCCGTGGTTCCAGGAATCGCGGAAGGACCCCGAGGGCCCGTTCGGCGATTTCTACGTGTGGAGCGATACTGACGAGAAGTATCAGGATGCCCGCATTATTTTTGTGGACACGGAGGAGTCCAACTGGACCTTCGATCCCATCCGGCGCCAGTTCTTCTGGCACCGCTTCTTCAGTCACCAGCCAGATCTGAACTTCGAAAACCCGCGGGTGATCGAAGCACTCTTTGACGTCGTGCGGTTCTGGCTTGACCAGGGCATTGACGGCTTCCGGGCCGACGCGATTCCGTACCTCTTTGAAGAAGAGGGGACAAACTGCGAAAACCTCCCCGCGACCCACGACTTCCTGCGCAAGCTGCGGGCCATGGTGGACGAAAGCTACCCGGGACGTGTCATTATCGCCGAGGCCAACCAGCCGCCCAACGAGGTGGTGGAGTACTTCGGGACAGCCGAAGAGCCGGAGTGCCATATGGCCTTCCACTTCCCCATCATGCCGCGGCTCTACTACGCCCTGCGCGACCAGAAGGCCGCTCCCATCATCGAGACGATGCAGGATACTCCGGAGATTCCCGAAGGGGCCCAATGGGGGACGTTCCTGCGGAACCACGATGAGCTGACCCTGGAGATGGTCACTGCCGACGAGCGCGCCGCCATGCTGGGCTGGTACGCCCCGGACCCGCGGATGCGGGCCAACATCGGTATCCGACGCCGGTTGGCGCCCCTGCTGGATAACTCCCGTGCGGAGATCGAACTGATCAACGCCCTGCTCCTGTCCCTGCCCGGCAGCCCGTTCCTGTACTACGGTGACGAGATCGGCATGGGCGACAACATCTGGCTCGAGGACCGCGACGCCGTCCGCACGCCGATGCAGTGGAACCCGGACCGCAACGCCGGCTTCTCCCACGCAGACCCCGGCAAGCTGTACCTGCCGGTCATCCAGTCGCTGGTGTACAACTACGGCATGGCGAACGTTGAGGCCGAAGCCGCGCACTCCGGATCGCTGCTTCGCTGGACCCGCCAGATCCTGAGCGTCCGGAAGAACCACCCGGCGTTCGGCCTCGGCAGCTTCAAGCACGTCGAAGCCGACCATGACGCCGTGGTGTCCTATCTTCGGGAACTGGGGGACGACAACGCGGCCGGGGAACCCGGTGAAGTCATTCTGTGCGCGTTCAACCTTTCCCAGCACCCGGTTGCGGCGAAACTGAGGATTCCGCAGTATGCCGGGCGCGGCCTCCGCGATGTGTTTGGCGGCCAGCCCTTTCCCGGGATCGATGACGACGGATCCCTGACCCTGACGCTGGGAAGCCACGACTTCTTCTGGCTGCGGGTGCGTTCGGCAGCATCGAATCCGGCTTCACCGCAGACGCAGGCGCTGCCTATTCTGTCCATCGAGAACTGATATGACTCAGCCAACTCTCACGGCCGCGTTGCGCTCAATCCTGCAGGAATGGCTCCCGCGCCAGCGCTGGTTCCCGGTCAAGTCAGGCGATTTTTCGTTGGAGCAGGCGGGCAGCCTGGGTCTGGCGGATACGGCCGGGCAGGCCCGTCTGGAGGTCTTCCTGCTGGCCGTTTCTTCCCGGTCAGCCGACGGCGGACAGCGCACGGATGTGGTCCAGGTGCCTTTGAGTTTCCGGGACTCGCCGCTGTCCGGCGGTGAAGGCGCTGTTGTGGGCCGGGCCCCGGAGGCGGGCATGGCATGGATTTACGACGCCGTGCACGACCCCTCCTTTGTCTCCGCCTGGCTGGAGCTGATCCGCTCGGAGTCGGCCTCCCGCGCAGGTAAGGCGACCGGCCACCGGACGTCCTCGACCCACCGCCTTCCCACGGCGCACGGCATGGTCAAAGTCCTTTCCGGTGAGCAGTCCAACAGCTCCGTGATCGTTGACGACGGCGAGTCCGCGGCAATCGTCAAATTCTTCCGGGTGCTCTCCGAGGGCACCAATCCGGAAGTCGAGGTGGGGGCTGCCCTGACCGCTGAGGGAACGTCTGAGGTTCCCGCCACGCTGGGCTGGGTGCGGGGCGAGTGGCAGCTGCCGGGGGCGACCCTGCAGGCTCCCCGGCCGGCACGTGGCGAACTGGCCGTCGCGCACGAATTCCTCGCCGGCGGCCGCGACGCCTGGCGACTCGCCGTGGATGCCGCCCGGAGCGGAGCTGACTTCACAGCGGAGGCACGGGCCCTCGGGACGGCTACGGCCACCGTCCACCAGCGGCTGGCTGCCGCTTTTGGAACCTCCGTTGAAGCTGTCCCGGGCCACGTCACCGCGCCCGGAGTAGCCCAGCGGGTGCGTCAGGCGTGGGCGGAAGCCGCTGCCGCCGTCGGGCCCTACGATCAGGAGCTCCAGGCACTGCTGGACGCGCTCCAGGGCGTGGAGGCCGGTCCCCTGCAGCGGATCCACGGGGACCTGCACCTCGGGCAGATCCTGCAGGTGCCCGGGCCGGGCACAGAACCCGGCCGCTGGGCCATCCTCGATTTTGAAGGCGAGCCCCTCCGGCCCATCTCGGAACGCAACTTCCCCGACGTCCCGCTCCGCGACGTTGTGGGCATGCTTCGTTCCTTCGACTACGCGGCCGGCGCGGCTGAACGGGAGTACCAGGGGGCCAATGTTCCCGACTCCTGGGTGGATGACTGCTCTGACGCGTTCCTCGAGGGCTATGCCGCCGTCACGCCCGGCACCATCGACCGTGACTCCCCGCTCTTTGTGGCATTGTGGCTGGACAAAGCCCTCTACGAAGTTGTTTACGAATTGCGGAACAGACCTGACTGGCTGGCCATTCCAACGAATGCGTCCAGACGGCTCCTCAGCGTTATAGGCTCCGGCGATCATGCCCGGGCAGCATCGGAAGGTATCAACATGACAGGTTCAGCACCAACAGACAGGCCGAGTGTGCCGCTTCACGTGGACCCGGATACTTTGGGCCAGGTCGCCAACGGCGAGCACCATGCCCCGCACTCCGTGCTCGGAGCCCACTTGGACAACCATGGCCACGTCACGGTCCGGACGGTCAAGCACCTGGCGGAATCGGTCAACGTGGTAACCGCCGCCGGTTCCGTTCCCATGACCCATGAAGCCCACGGCGTCTGGGTAGCGGTCATGGAACCGCTCCAGGCCGGCCACGTGCCCGACTACCGCCTCGAAGTTACCTACGCCGGGGCCGAACCCGTGACCGTGGACGAGCCGTACCGGTACCTGCCCACCGTCGGGGAAGTGGACCTGCACCTGATCGGCGAGGGCCGGCACGAAAAGCTGTGGGAAGTCCTTGGTGCCCACGTCCAGCATTACAAGTCCTCCTTGGGAGACGTCGACGGCGTGTCCTTCGCCGTCTGGGCCCCGAACGCCCAGGCCGTCCGGGTCAAGGGCGACTTCAACGCCTGGGACGGCCGCGAAAATTCATTGCGCTCGCTCGGGTCCTCAGGGGTCTGGGAAGTCTTCGTTCCCGGCGTTCCAGCAGGGGCGTGCTACAAATTTGAGATCAAGACGAAGCACGGCAACTGGGTCGAAAAGGCTGATCCTCTGGCCTTCGGCACCGAAGTCCCGCCGCTGACGGCTTCGAGGGTGGTGGAGCCCTCCTACGCATTCAAGGACGCCGAGTGGATGGAGGCACGGGCCCAGAGGGACCCGCACAATTCCCCGATGAGCATCTACGAAGTCCACCTCGGATCATGGCGGCTCGGCCTCGGTTACCGCGAGCTCGCCACGGAACTGGTGGAGTACGTCAAATGGCTCGGCTTCACGCACGTGGAGTTCATGCCCGTGGCAGAACACCCCTTCGGCGGTTCCTGGGGCTACCAGGTGACGTCCTACTTTGCGCCGACCTCGCGCTTTGGCCACCCGGACGAATTCCGGTTCCTGGTGGACTCCCTGCACCAGGCCGGCATCGGTGTGCTCCTGGACTGGGTCCCGGCGCACTTCCCGAAGGACGCCTGGGCGCTCGCGCAGTTCGATGGCCAGCCGCTGTACGAGCACGCTGACCCGAACCTCGGCGAACACCCGGACTGGGGAACGCTGATCTTCGACTTCGGCCGCACCGAGGTGCGGAACTTCCTGGTAGCCAACGCGCTGTACTGGCTCGACGAGTTCCACATTGACGGCCTCCGCGTGGACGCCGTGGCTTCCATGCTGTACCTGGACTACTCGCGGGAAGACGGGCAGTGGTCGCCCAACCGTTTCGGTGGCCGTGAAAACCTCGAGGCCATCTCCTTCCTGCAGGAAGTCAATGCCACCGTCTACAAGACCCACCCGGGTGCGGTGATGATCGCCGAGGAGTCAACAGCTTTCCCGGGCGTGACGGCCCCGACAAGCCATGGCGGCCTGGGCTTTGGCTTGAAATGGAACATGGGCTGGATGCATGACTCCCTCAAGTACGTTGCCGAGGACCCGATCAACCGCAAGTGGCACCACGGGACGGTGACGTTCTCCCTGGTATACGCATTCACGGAGAACTTCCTGCTGCCCATCAGCCACGATGAGGTTGTGCACGGCAAGGGTTCCATGCTCCGGAAGATGCCGGGGGACCGCTGGCAGCAGTTGGCCAACCTGCGCGCCTTCAGCGCGTACCAGTGGGCCCACCCCGGCAAGCAGCTCATCTTCATGGGTACCGAGTTCGGCCAGGAAGCCGAATGGTCTGAACAGCACGGACTCGACTGGTACCTCGCCGACATTCCTGCCCACCGCGGGATGCAGCTGCTCACCAAGGACCTGAACGAGATTTACAGCGCGACGCCGGCCCTCTATGAGCGGGATAACGAACCGGGCGGTTTCCAGTGGATCAACGGTGGGGATGCGGACCACAACGTCCTGACGTTTATCCGTTGGGACAAGGACGGAAATCCGCTGGTTTGTGCCATCAACTTCTCCGGCGGCCCCCATGTGGGGTACCCGGTGGGTGTTCCCGCCGCAGGGGACTGGGTTGAGGTACTTAATACCGACGCCGAGGCCTACGGCGGATCGGGTGTTCTCAACGCCGGCCCACTGACCGCCGCGGAGAAGGGGCGCGATGGGCAGCCGGCCACGTTGACGGTGACGCTGCCGCCCTTGGGTGCTGCCTACTTCAAGCCCGGCGCCCAGCCGGCTGTTGGATAGCCCTCCGCGGCCCCCTCTATTGTGAAGCCGGTCTCTTAAAAGGCTGCGTAAATGCCCGGAATCCCTTGAGATTCCGGGCATTTTCGTTGGATGATGGAGAGGTAGCACAAGGCTGTCCCGGGATCGGGTGGCCAACCCTAAAATCTGGTGGTAGAGTTTATTTCCGCGCTGCTCCACGGAGTCAGACCGAAAAAACCGACACGAAAGCCCTAGGGCGTTGAGAGTCGCGAATGCCGGTTTGACAAGAGTGAGACCAGCCGGTAAGTTTGAAAAGTTGCTCCGGAGCGATCCACGGCTGTTTAGTGCTGGTGGTGGTGCCGGGTGTGTCTGTTGTTTGAGAACTCAATAGTGTGCCAAGTTTGTTGATACCAATTTATTGTATTGAATTGGTTGAATTGGCCAGGCCTGTCCACCCCGTGGATTGGGTCTGGTTTTTACAGCTGGTTTCAAATTTTGCAGCCTTCTTTTCCCGTTATTTCCGGGGGTGTTGGTTGTTTTCTGTTTTTGTTTTACTTCAACGGAGAGTTTGATCCTGGCTCAGGATGAACGCTGGCGGCGTGCTTAACACATGCAAGTCGAACGATGAACCTCACTTGTGGGGGGATTAGTGGCGAACGGGTGAGTAACACGTGAGTAACCTGCCCTTGACTCTGGGATAAGCCTGGGAAACTGGGTCTAATACCGGATATGACTCCTCATCGCATGGTGGGGGGTGGAAAGCTTTTTTGTGGTTTTGGATGGACTCGCGGCCTATCAGCTTGTTGGTGAGGTAATGGCTTACCAAGGCGACGACGGGTAGCCGGCCTGAGAGGGTGACCGGCCACACTGGGACTGAGACACGGCCCAGACTCCTACGGGAGGCAGCAGTGGGGAATATTGCACAATGGGCGAAAGCCTGATGCAGCGACGCCGCGTGAGGGATGACGGCCTTCGGGTTGTAAACCTCTTTCAGTAGGGAAGAAGCGAAAGTGACGGTACCTGCAGAAGAAGCGCCGGCTAACTACGTGCCAGCAGCCGCGGTAATACGTAGGGCGCAAGCGTTATCCGGAATTATTGGGCGTAAAGAGCTCGTAGGCGGTTTGTCGCGTCTGCCGTGAAAGTCCGGGGCTCAACTCCGGATCTGCGGTGGGTACGGGCAGACTAGAGTGATGTAGGGGAGACTGGAATTCCTGGTGTAGCGGTGAAATGCGCAGATATCAGGAGGAACACCGATGGCGAAGGCAGGTCTCTGGGCATTAACTGACGCTGAGGAGCGAAAGCATGGGGAGCGAACAGGATTAGATACCCTGGTAGTCCATGCCGTAAACGTTGGGCACTAGGTGTGGGGGACATTCCACGTTTTCCGCGCCGTAGCTAACGCATTAAGTGCCCCGCCTGGGGAGTACGGCCGCAAGGCTAAAACTCAAAGGAATTGACGGGGGCCCGCACAAGCGGCGGAGCATGCGGATTAATTCGATGCAACGCGAAGAACCTTACCAAGGCTTGACATGGACTGGAAATACCTGGAAACAGGTGCCCCGCTTGCGGTCGGTTCACAGGTGGTGCATGGTTGTCGTCAGCTCGTGTCGTGAGATGTTGGGTTAAGTCCCGCAACGAGCGCAACCCTCGTTCTATGTTGCCAGCGCGTGATGGCGGGGACTCATAGGAGACTGCCGGGGTCAACTCGGAGGAAGGTGGGGACGACGTCAAATCATCATGCCCCTTATGTCTTGGGCTTCACGCATGCTACAATGGCCGGTACAAAGGGTTGCGATACTGTGAGGTGGAGCTAATCCCAAAAAGCCGGTCTCAGTTCGGATTGGGGTCTGCAACTCGACCCCATGAAGTCGG
The window above is part of the Pseudarthrobacter sp. IC2-21 genome. Proteins encoded here:
- the treS gene encoding maltose alpha-D-glucosyltransferase; this encodes MSFNPQSSSQHFTPRSTFELNAPGLAHDPLWYRKAVFYEVLVRAFADANGDGSGDFSGLIDRLDYLQWLGVDCLWLPPFFQSPLRDGGYDISDYNSVLDEFGTISDFKRLVAEAHARGVRVIIDLPLNHTSDQHPWFQESRKDPEGPFGDFYVWSDTDEKYQDARIIFVDTEESNWTFDPIRRQFFWHRFFSHQPDLNFENPRVIEALFDVVRFWLDQGIDGFRADAIPYLFEEEGTNCENLPATHDFLRKLRAMVDESYPGRVIIAEANQPPNEVVEYFGTAEEPECHMAFHFPIMPRLYYALRDQKAAPIIETMQDTPEIPEGAQWGTFLRNHDELTLEMVTADERAAMLGWYAPDPRMRANIGIRRRLAPLLDNSRAEIELINALLLSLPGSPFLYYGDEIGMGDNIWLEDRDAVRTPMQWNPDRNAGFSHADPGKLYLPVIQSLVYNYGMANVEAEAAHSGSLLRWTRQILSVRKNHPAFGLGSFKHVEADHDAVVSYLRELGDDNAAGEPGEVILCAFNLSQHPVAAKLRIPQYAGRGLRDVFGGQPFPGIDDDGSLTLTLGSHDFFWLRVRSAASNPASPQTQALPILSIEN
- a CDS encoding 1,4-alpha-glucan branching enzyme; this encodes MTQPTLTAALRSILQEWLPRQRWFPVKSGDFSLEQAGSLGLADTAGQARLEVFLLAVSSRSADGGQRTDVVQVPLSFRDSPLSGGEGAVVGRAPEAGMAWIYDAVHDPSFVSAWLELIRSESASRAGKATGHRTSSTHRLPTAHGMVKVLSGEQSNSSVIVDDGESAAIVKFFRVLSEGTNPEVEVGAALTAEGTSEVPATLGWVRGEWQLPGATLQAPRPARGELAVAHEFLAGGRDAWRLAVDAARSGADFTAEARALGTATATVHQRLAAAFGTSVEAVPGHVTAPGVAQRVRQAWAEAAAAVGPYDQELQALLDALQGVEAGPLQRIHGDLHLGQILQVPGPGTEPGRWAILDFEGEPLRPISERNFPDVPLRDVVGMLRSFDYAAGAAEREYQGANVPDSWVDDCSDAFLEGYAAVTPGTIDRDSPLFVALWLDKALYEVVYELRNRPDWLAIPTNASRRLLSVIGSGDHARAASEGINMTGSAPTDRPSVPLHVDPDTLGQVANGEHHAPHSVLGAHLDNHGHVTVRTVKHLAESVNVVTAAGSVPMTHEAHGVWVAVMEPLQAGHVPDYRLEVTYAGAEPVTVDEPYRYLPTVGEVDLHLIGEGRHEKLWEVLGAHVQHYKSSLGDVDGVSFAVWAPNAQAVRVKGDFNAWDGRENSLRSLGSSGVWEVFVPGVPAGACYKFEIKTKHGNWVEKADPLAFGTEVPPLTASRVVEPSYAFKDAEWMEARAQRDPHNSPMSIYEVHLGSWRLGLGYRELATELVEYVKWLGFTHVEFMPVAEHPFGGSWGYQVTSYFAPTSRFGHPDEFRFLVDSLHQAGIGVLLDWVPAHFPKDAWALAQFDGQPLYEHADPNLGEHPDWGTLIFDFGRTEVRNFLVANALYWLDEFHIDGLRVDAVASMLYLDYSREDGQWSPNRFGGRENLEAISFLQEVNATVYKTHPGAVMIAEESTAFPGVTAPTSHGGLGFGLKWNMGWMHDSLKYVAEDPINRKWHHGTVTFSLVYAFTENFLLPISHDEVVHGKGSMLRKMPGDRWQQLANLRAFSAYQWAHPGKQLIFMGTEFGQEAEWSEQHGLDWYLADIPAHRGMQLLTKDLNEIYSATPALYERDNEPGGFQWINGGDADHNVLTFIRWDKDGNPLVCAINFSGGPHVGYPVGVPAAGDWVEVLNTDAEAYGGSGVLNAGPLTAAEKGRDGQPATLTVTLPPLGAAYFKPGAQPAVG